DNA sequence from the Fundidesulfovibrio magnetotacticus genome:
CCCTGGCGGCCCTGGCCCCCCTGGACGCACCTCCCAGGCCCGCGCCGACCGGGGAGCTGGCCGGGCTCTTGGCGCGCCTGGAGGCGGCCCGGGCCGCGCGCGCCCGGGCATCGCGACGGGCCGGGCTGCTGGTCGGCCTTCCGGCCCCTCCCGACGTGGCCGATCCCGCGCCGCTGGCCGCGCTCGCCGGGTCCCTGGAGACCCTGCGCGCCCGCGTGGAGAAGGGCAGGGCCTGGCTGGCCCGGCGCGAGCGGGAGCTCGAGGCCCTGGCCGCGCGCGTGGCCGCCCGACTGGAGCAGGCAGGGGAGTGCCCCCTGTGCGGCTCGGCCATGGACCTGGAGCGCTTCCTGCGCCGGGAGGGCACGCGTGGAACTGCCTAGGATCGAGGCCCGGGGTCTCTTCGTGGTCTGCGACCCCCACGTGGCCGCCTCCCCCCCCGGGCACCGCCTGGAGGGCTACCGCGAGCAGGTGCTGGCCAAGCTGTCCGCCTGTCTGGACCGCGCCCGCGAGCTGGAATGCCACCCCGTGATCCCGGGGGACCTCTTCCACTGGCCGCGCGAGAACCCCAACTCCCTGCTGGTGGAGCTCATCGAGCTCTTCCGGCCGCAGCGCCCCACGGTGCTCCCCGGCAACCACGACAAGTACCTGGCGCGCTTCACGCCCGACGTTTCCCTGGCCGTGCTGGCCGCCGCCGGGGCCGTGCGCCTGGCCGACCGGCCCGGCCCGGCCTTCCGCCTGGAGACGCCCTCGGGCTCCGTGCTCGTGGGGGCCTCGCCCGACGGCACGCCCCTGCCGCGCCACGTGGAGCGCGCCGGGGCCGTGGAGACCGTATGGTTCTCCCACCACTCGGTGGGCTTCCCGGACTTCCAGGAGGGGCTGGTGGCCCCGCGCCCCATCGAGGGGCTGGACTGGCTGATCAACGGGCACATCCACCGGCCCCAGCCCATGGTGGTCAAGGGCGGCACGCGCTGGTGCAACCCTGGCAACGTGACGCGGCTCACCTTCACGGCCCGCACCCGGGAGCGCGTGCCGTCGGCGTGGGTCTGGCGCCCCGGGGCCGGGGAGCTGGAGCGCTGGCCCGTGCCCATGCGCCCCTTCGCGGAGGTGTTCCCGGACCAGCCCTTTCCGGCGGAGCCCACGGCCGAGGAGAGCCGTTCGCTCTTCCTCAAGGGGCTGGAGCGCCTGGCGTTGCGGCGCACCCAGGAGGGCCTGGGGCTCAAGGATTTTCTCGACGCCAACCTGAACCCCGAGGACCCGGGCACGGGGCTCATCTGGGAACTCTACGAGGAGGTGGCCGGTGGCGAAAAACGACCACGACGGTCCTGACGCGCTGCTCGAGCGGGAGCTGGCGGCCCTGAAGGCCCAGTACGAATCCCTGCGCGACGAGAAGGTGCGCGCCGAGCAGACCCTGGCCCACCTGGAGGGCGAACTGAAGGACCTTGAGGAGCAGGCCCTGCGCGACTACGGCACCGCCGACCCCGCGGCCCTGCGCGCCCGGCTGGAGGTGCTGCGCGCCGAGAACGAGGGCATGGCCCGGGCCTACCGCGCCCACGTGGACGGGGTGCGCGCCGCCCTCGACGGCCTGGAGCGCGGGCAGGGCGGGGAGGGCTGATGATCCCGGACGCGTCCGAGGCCGTCAGCGAGCCCGACTTCGACCTCTCCGCCCTGGAGCGCCGCGCCGGACGCCTGGAGGGCCAGGCCCAGGCCCTGCACGCCGAGCACGCGAGGCTGCGCGCCGAGCTTGGGGCCGCGCGCGCCTTCCTGGAACTCGCCCCCCAGGCCCAGGCCCGCCTGGAGGAACTCTCCCGCGACCTCTTCGGGGAACTCATGGAGGAGGTGGAGGCCAACCTGACCCACGCCGTGCGCGAAATCCTCGGGCAGGAGCGCAAGGTGGTCTCGCGCCGGGAGATCAAGAACGGGCGCTTCCACATCAACCTGGAGATCGAGAACCAGGGCCGCCCCGAGGACATCCTGCACGGGCAGGGCGGCTCGGTGTGCAACATCCTCTCGGTGGGGCTGAGGCTCATCGGCCTGGCCCAGCTGGACCCGGCGCATCACAGGCGCTTTCTGGTGCTCGACGAGCAGGACTGCTGGCTGCGGCCCGAATTGGTGCCCGCCTTCACGCGGCTCTTCGCGCGCATCGGGGAGAAGCTGGGGCTCCAGGTGCTCTCCATAAGCCACCACCCCGTGGAGCGCTTCAGCGACCACGCGGGCCGCGTGTTCCAGCTCTCGCCCGGGGGCGAGGCGGGCGTGAAGGTGCGCCTGCTCTCGGAAGCCGCCCCGGCGGGGCGGGGCGAACAGGAAGCGGGGGCCGGACCGGAAGGCGCGGAGGACGAAGCCGAAGTCTAGGGAACGGGCCTTACACCCACAGCCCGCGTGCCGCGCGGCGCTCCTTGAGGGCGTCCAGCACGGATTCGGGCACCTTGAGCCGACCCTTGCCCACGCCCAGGCGGATGCCCGGCTTCACGGCCCCGTGGAAGTCCGAGCCGCCGCACACGCCCAGGTCCAGGCGGCGGGCCAGCTCCAGGTATTCTCGGGTCTTCTGGTCGGAGTGTTCGGTGTAGTAGGCCTCGATGGCGTCCACGCCCAGAAGCTGAAAACGCCGGGCCAGTTCCTCCATGTCGCGGCCGGAGGCCCCCAGCAGGTAGGGGTGGGCCAGGGCCACCGTGGCCCCGCCGTCCGCGAGCACGCGCGCGGCCAGGTAGGCGGGCAGCTCCTCCTTGGCCACGAAGGCCCGTCCGTGGCGGCCCAGGTACTGCCGGAAGGCCGCATCGTAGTCGCGCACGAGGCCGCGCTCCAGAAGGATCCTGGCGATGTGCGGGCGCCCCACCGTGCCCTGGGCCAGTTCCACCACCTCATCGTAGTCGATGGCCACTCCCATGCCCGCGAGCTTCTCCACGATGCGCCGGTTGCGGTCCTCGCGGCCAGCGCGAAGCGATTCGAGCACCGTGGACAGCTCGCCGTCCGGGCGCACCCACAGACCCAGCAGATGCAGTTCGCGCCCCTGGTGCACCACGGAGAGTTCGCACCCCGGTATCACCTCGATGCCCGCCTCCATCCCGGCGGCCCGGGCCTCCGGCAGCCCCTGGAGCGTGTCGTGGTCGGTAAGGGCCACGGCGGCCAGGCCCGCCTGGGAGGCCAGACGCACCACCTGGGCAGGGGAAAGCTCGCCGTCGGAGGCGTTGGAGTGGGTGTGCAGGTCCACGAGTCGCATGCCCCAGCGTTAGGGGCTTCCCGGACCTGCGTCAACGCAAGCCTTGAGGGGCCGGGCAAGCTGGTGTAGAGACGGGGCGTCCACAGGAGGAAACCCAATGCCCATCGCTCCGGAACTGCTCGAAATCCTCGCCTGCCCCAAATGCAAGGGCGACATCAACCCCACCCCGGCCCAGGACGGGCTGGTCTGCCAGGCCTGCGGCGTGGTCTACCCCGTGCGCGAGGACATCCCCATCATGCTCGTGGAAGAGGCCGTGGAGCTGGCCGCCTGGGAAGCCGGAGAGCGCCAGGCCAAACCCTGACCCGGCCCGCCCGGCCCGCTGCTTGACAGCGCCCCGGCGATGGTTAAACGTTCCAGAATGTTGATCCATCACCAAGCGCTTCGAGGTGTCCCGGCATGGCCAAGCTGAACTGGAATCCCTGGATGGGGCTGGCGGACATGAAGGCCGAACTGGAGCGGGTGCTCGCCGAGGCCGCCCGGCGCGGCCGCGCCCCCTCCGCCGTGTCCGAGAAGGCCTACTTCTGGGCCCCGGCCGCCGATGTGCTGGAGACAGCCGAGGCCTTCGTGATCACCATGGAGCTGCCCGGCGTGGAGCGCGAGGACGTGGCCGTGGAGGTCAAGACCCGCACGCTCTGGGTCTACGGGGAGCGGGCCTTCGTCAAGCTGGGGGAGGGCGAGGGCGTCTACCACTCCCTGGAACGCTCCTACGGCCCCTTCGCCCGTCGCTTCGCCCTGCCCAAGGGCGTGGACAGGGGCGGCGTGACCGCCGTCTTCAGGAACGGCCTGCTGGAAATCACCCTGCCCAAGGAAAGCCCCGAGGCCCGGCGCAGGCGCATCCCCATCTATTGATCCACCATCCCCCGACGACTTCCCAACGGAGGAACGCTTCATGACCAGCCAACTCAAGACTGGCCTTCTCCTCGGATTGCTCACCGCGCTGCTCCTGCTCATGGGCCAGGCCATGGGCGGCAAGGCCGGGCTCGTGATCGCCCTGATCATGGCCCTGGTGATGAACGTGGGCAGCTACTGGTTCTCCGACCGCATCGTGCTGCGCATGTACAACGCCCAGGAGCTCTCCGAGGCCGACGCGCCCGGGCTCTTCGACCTGGTGCGCCAGCTGGCCCAGCGCGGAAACATGCCCATGCCCAAGCTCTACCTGGTGCCCCAGGCCCAGCCCAACGCCTTCGCCACCGGGCGCAACCCCCAGAACGCCGCCGTGGCCGTCACCGAGGGCCTTTTGAACCTCGTGAGCACCGACGAGCTGGCCGGAGTGCTCGCCCACGAACTGGCCCACATCAAGAACCGCGACATCCTGGTGCAGACCGTGGCCGCCGTGGTGGGCGGCGCGGTGACCAGCGTGGCCAGCATGCTCCAGTGGGGGGCCATCTTCGGCATGGGCCGCTCCGACGAGGAGGGCGGCGGGGGCGGCTTCGGGGCCATCCTCATGGCCATCCTGGCCCCCATCGCGGCCATGCTCATCCAGATGGCCATCTCCCGCTCGCGCGAGTACCTGGCCGACGCCACGGGCGCGCAGCTGGCGGGCAACCCCCTGCCCCTGGCCGGGGCGCTCAAGAAGCTCGACGACTACGCCCACGCCGTGCCCATGCAGGGGGCCAACCCGGCCACCGAGAACATGTTCATCGTCAGCCCCCTCTCGGGCGGGGGCGTGGCCGGGCTCTTCTCCACCCACCCTCCCACCGAGGAACGCATCCGCAGGCTGCGCGCCATGGCCGGATACTAGGCCGTGCCCCGCGCCCTGACGCTTCTCTGCCTTCTCCTGCTCGCGCTCCCGGCCCCGGCCGGGAGCGCTCCTTTGGGGCTCACCCCGGAGATGCCCCTCAGCGTGGACATGGCCTCGGGCAGCGTGGCCTTCCTGGCCACGGTGAACCCCGCCCTGGCCGACGAGGCCGTCCAGCACCTGGCCGTGTTCAAGGACGGCGCGTACGCCGACAAGGCCCTGCTCCAGGCCGAGATCACGCCCCGGCGGCTCCACGAGGCCCTCACGCTCCTGGGCTTCCGCCCCGGCGACAACATGACCATGGCCAACTGGGACAGCGAGCGCGTGCAGGGCCAGACCCTGAACGTGGCGATCCTCCCCGACGGCGCGGACAGGCCCGTCCCCCTGGGCGAGTTCCTGCGCGACAAGGGCGGCAGGGGGCTGGACATGCGCTTCGGCGGCAACTTCAAGGCAGCCGTCGCCCCGGACGCCAGCGGCTGCCTGATCTGCCTCTTCAGCTGCCCCATGGGCATCGTGAGCAACCACCTGACCTTCTTCAAGGAGACGGGCTGGTGGGGGGCGGTGGCCTACCGCGCCCAGTGGCCCGGCCCGGTCCCGAAGCGCGTGGCCGTGATCGTCTCGCGCCGGTAGACCCCTCGCGCCAGCCCGCGCGCGGCTTGTCGGCCGGGGCTTTCTCCGCCTCCCGGCGGGGCTTTGGCGTCCGCCTCCCGCCCTGGGTCCCGGCGCTACGGCGGCCACATCCCGGACTCCGCCCGCGAGGCCTCCCTCTCCGACCTCTCCGGCCCGGCGGCCCCGGCCCGCGTTGACCCTGGCGCTCGCCTCGCGTAGGAGCGATTCATGGCGGGGAGAGCCCAGCGCCCCTGCAATCCGTTCTTCCAGGAGCAACGATGTCCGCCACCGCATCCCCTCGCCGGAACGTCTTGCGTATTGTCCCACGTTTCACCCGCGCGGCCGGGCAACCGGGCTCAGCGTCCCGCGCCTTCCGGCTCCGCGCCTGGGGGCGCGCCGCGTCCCTGGCGGCGGCGTGCCTCGTGCTGCTGGCGTGCCTGGCCGGACCGGCCCCGGCGGCCCAGCAGGCCCCGGCGCCCGCTCCGGCCCAGCAGAAGGCCCCGGCCCGCGCCGACTGGGACTTCACCCACGTGGGGCTCAAGGGCAAGCTTTACCCGTCGCTCATGCACTCCATCGCGGCCATGCACATGGACGTGCAGGACAAGACCAACGAACTGGGCGACCGCAACGGCCTCTTCGGCATCACCGTGCGCGCCCCGAGGGCGGGGGCCAGGGCCGTGGTGGAGATAAGCGCCTCCTCGCCCCTGGTGAACGGGGGCAAGGCCGACGTCACCCTGCCCAAGCGCGGCCAGGACTACGTGGTCTACCCCTTCCTGAGCTTCCCCGAGGCCCTGCTCCAGGTGCGCCAGCCCGTGCCCATCGTGCTCACGGCCCGGCTCAGCGTGGACGGGCAGCCCCTGGGCGAGAAGTCCCAGCGCGTGCTGGTGGCCTCGGTGAACGATTGCGTCTACGGCTTCGAGGAGGACGACGACTACTACGACACCTCCTGGCTCTTCGCGGCCTACGTCAACGAGAACCACCCGGCCGTGCAGCAGATCCTGCGCGAGGCCCTCTCCGTGGGCGAGGTGTCGTCCTTTTCCGGCTACCAGACCGACGCCCGGGGCGTGCGCAAGCAGGCCAAGGCCGTGTGGCAGGCCTTGCGCAAGCGCGGCCTGCGCTATTCGAGCATCAACCGCCCCTCGGCCCCGGACCCGGAGCTTTCCGTGCAGCACGTGCGCCTGCTGGGCGACGCCCTGGACGGCCGCCAGGCCAACTGCGTGGAAGGCAGTTGCCTGCTGGCCTCGGTGTTCTACAAGATCGGCCTGGAAACCTCCCTGGTGGTCTTCCCCGACCACATGATCGTGGGCGTGCTGCTCGACCCCAAGGGCAAGCAGCAGCTCTTCCTGGAAACCACCATGCTGGGCGACTCCACCTTCGAGGAGGCCGCGAAATCCGGGGCCGAACAGGTGGAGGAGGCCCAGGAGAAGGCCCGCAAGGCCAAAAAGAAGAAGTCCGGCAAGGACGACGACGATGACGACGACGAGATCTCCTTCATCGACATCGGCGGCGTCCGCCAGGCAGGCGTGCTTCCCATCCCAGAGCCGGGGCGGCGGTAGGCGGACGCGGGTCGCCTCCGCCGGCCTTGCGGACGCGGCGGCCCTGGCCCGGGAGCGGGCGGAACCGCCTGACGGCCCGCGCGGCAAGCCCGGCGGATCGCTACATCAGGAGCTGCAAGGCCAGTTGGGGCAGGGTGTTGGCCTGGGAGAGCATGGCCGTGGCCGAGTTCACCAGAATCTGCGAGCGCACGAACTCGGCCATCTCCGTGGCCAGGTCCACGTCCGCGATGCGCGACTGGGCCAGCTGCAGGTTCTCGCTCTGCAGCGAGAGGGCCTGCACGGTGTTCTCCAGGCGCGCCTGGAGCGAGCCCAGGTTGGCGCGGATTTTGTCCTTGGAGACGATGGCCGCGTCGATCTTGTCCAGGGCCGCCTGGGCCAGTGCCTGGGTGGAGATGGAGCGCGCGGAGCCCGTGGCGGAGCGTCCCACGCCCAGGGCCGAGGCCGTGGAGAGCCCTATCTGGACGTAGTAGTAGTCTTCCGCCGAAAGATTGCCCGTGCCGAAGTGCACCTTCAGCTTGCCGGTGGGTTCGAGGCCGGAGCCGCTGTGCGTGGCCCCGGAGAGGTGTCCGTTGAGCAGGCGGATGCCGTTGAAGTCCGTGGCGTTGGCGATGCGGGTTATCTCCGAGGCCATGGCCTGGTATTCGGAGTCGATGATCAGGCGCTGGTCGGAGGTGTAGGTGCCCGTGGAGGCCTGGGTGGCCAGCTCCTTCATGCGGATGAGTTTCTCGTCGATGACGCTCATGCCGCCGTCGGCGGTCTGGAGCAGGGAGATGGCGTCGTTGGCGTTGCGCACCCCCTGGTTCAGCGAGGCGATCTCGGCGCGCATGAGTTCGCTCACGGCCAGCCCGGCGGGGTCGTCGGCGGCGCTGTTGATGCGCAGCCCCGAGGAGAGCCGCAGGGTGGAGCGCTCCAGGCCGTCGTAGGCCCGCGTGAGGTAGTAGCCGCTCACGATGGCCAGGGGATTGTGGTTGAAGATCACGGTCATGGCGTCGCTCTCCACCTGCCTGCCGGGGGTTGGGTGAAAATTCCGGCTTGTCCCCTTTCTTATCGGATGCTGCAGGGTGATCTTTAGCGTCCGGATGAAAATGCTCACCGAAAGCGGGGAGGCGACCGCTCGAACGCGCCGCGATGGCGGACGGAGCGCCGGGCGCGCTCCTCCCCGCGCCTTCCGGGCGATGGTCTTGCTATGGATGCTATAACGGGCCGTATCAACGGGAGTTTCGGCATGATCGAAATGAGGCGCGCCCGAAGCGGCCGTGTCGGAATCGGGGTGGATATCCGGATTGTATGCCCAGATTCCGATTTTTGTTGCCTTTTCCCGCTGAATCCTGTCTTGGTGTAACGGAACTTTTTCGTCTTCAACCCATTGCCCCGCCGTTCGGGCTCAAACCGAGTCGTACCGTTGCGGGAGGGCTGGATGTCCTTGAAGTGGAAAGTGCTGATGCCCATAGGCATCCTGCTGGCCGTCATGGGGGCGATGCTCGGGGCCACGGCGTATGTGTCCTCCATGCAGCGCGACGACGGGGTGGTGATCAATCTGGCGGGGCGGCAGCGGATGCTCTCCCAGAAGATCGCCAAGGAGGCCCTGTTGCTCGGCGCGGGCCCGGATCAGGCCCTGCTGGCCAAACTCAGGGCCAGCATGGGGGTCTTCGAGGCCACTTTGGCCGCGCTGATGGATTCGGGCAGCGCCCCACTCACCCTGAACCCGGCCGGGCCATCCAGGGCCATTCCCAAGGCCCCTCTGACCGTCCGGCCCCTGCTCGAAAGCGTCGCCGCCCAGTGGACCCGGTACAAGCCGCTCGTGGAGGCCGTGGCGGCGGGTGGCGCTCCGGCCGACAGGGCGGTGCTGCTGGCCTCCAGCGAGGCGGTGAACCTGGAGATGGACAAGGCGGTGACGCGCATGCAGCTGGAGAGCGAGCAGCGCGTGTCCACGCTGCTGCTCAGCCAGGGGCTGCTGCTTCTGGTGGGCCTTCTGGTGGGCGCGGCGATCGCCTGGACGCTCCTGTGCACGGTGATTCGCCCCATGGAGCGCCTGACGGCCTTCGCGGTGCAAGCGGGGGAGCACGGGCAGGCCGATCCGCCCCGGATGCGTCTTTCCGGGGAGATGGCCCAACTGGCGGGAGCGCTTCAGACCATGCTCGCCGATCTGCGCAGGCGCTTCGGCTTTTCGGAAGGGGTGCTCAAGGGGCTTTCGAACTCGTTTCCCCTCGTCGTATTCGACATGGATGGAAAAATAACACACTGCAACGATCAAGCGTTAAGACTGTTCGGAAAGCAGTGTCCGGCGGAAAGTTGTTTCGGGATGACGCCGGGAGAGTTCTTCTACGGCGATCGCAACCGCCAGACGCGCTCGATGGATGCCGTAAGGCATCGGAAGCAGGTGCAGACAGAGATGGAATATGTGATGGAGAGTGGGGCGGTGCGCAACATCCTGGTGACGGCCAACCCCATCGAAGGCATGGACGGCGAGATGCTGGGCGTGTTCTCGCTCTATTACGACCTGACGTCGGCCCGCGAACAGGAGCGCAGTCTCGGCCGCCAGACCGCCCGCATGCGCGAACTGGCGGACAGGGCCGAGCAGGTGACGCAG
Encoded proteins:
- a CDS encoding metallophosphoesterase, whose product is MELPRIEARGLFVVCDPHVAASPPGHRLEGYREQVLAKLSACLDRARELECHPVIPGDLFHWPRENPNSLLVELIELFRPQRPTVLPGNHDKYLARFTPDVSLAVLAAAGAVRLADRPGPAFRLETPSGSVLVGASPDGTPLPRHVERAGAVETVWFSHHSVGFPDFQEGLVAPRPIEGLDWLINGHIHRPQPMVVKGGTRWCNPGNVTRLTFTARTRERVPSAWVWRPGAGELERWPVPMRPFAEVFPDQPFPAEPTAEESRSLFLKGLERLALRRTQEGLGLKDFLDANLNPEDPGTGLIWELYEEVAGGEKRPRRS
- a CDS encoding PHP domain-containing protein → MRLVDLHTHSNASDGELSPAQVVRLASQAGLAAVALTDHDTLQGLPEARAAGMEAGIEVIPGCELSVVHQGRELHLLGLWVRPDGELSTVLESLRAGREDRNRRIVEKLAGMGVAIDYDEVVELAQGTVGRPHIARILLERGLVRDYDAAFRQYLGRHGRAFVAKEELPAYLAARVLADGGATVALAHPYLLGASGRDMEELARRFQLLGVDAIEAYYTEHSDQKTREYLELARRLDLGVCGGSDFHGAVKPGIRLGVGKGRLKVPESVLDALKERRAARGLWV
- a CDS encoding Trm112 family protein, whose protein sequence is MPIAPELLEILACPKCKGDINPTPAQDGLVCQACGVVYPVREDIPIMLVEEAVELAAWEAGERQAKP
- a CDS encoding Hsp20/alpha crystallin family protein, producing the protein MAKLNWNPWMGLADMKAELERVLAEAARRGRAPSAVSEKAYFWAPAADVLETAEAFVITMELPGVEREDVAVEVKTRTLWVYGERAFVKLGEGEGVYHSLERSYGPFARRFALPKGVDRGGVTAVFRNGLLEITLPKESPEARRRRIPIY
- the htpX gene encoding zinc metalloprotease HtpX — its product is MTSQLKTGLLLGLLTALLLLMGQAMGGKAGLVIALIMALVMNVGSYWFSDRIVLRMYNAQELSEADAPGLFDLVRQLAQRGNMPMPKLYLVPQAQPNAFATGRNPQNAAVAVTEGLLNLVSTDELAGVLAHELAHIKNRDILVQTVAAVVGGAVTSVASMLQWGAIFGMGRSDEEGGGGGFGAILMAILAPIAAMLIQMAISRSREYLADATGAQLAGNPLPLAGALKKLDDYAHAVPMQGANPATENMFIVSPLSGGGVAGLFSTHPPTEERIRRLRAMAGY
- a CDS encoding YdjY domain-containing protein codes for the protein MPRALTLLCLLLLALPAPAGSAPLGLTPEMPLSVDMASGSVAFLATVNPALADEAVQHLAVFKDGAYADKALLQAEITPRRLHEALTLLGFRPGDNMTMANWDSERVQGQTLNVAILPDGADRPVPLGEFLRDKGGRGLDMRFGGNFKAAVAPDASGCLICLFSCPMGIVSNHLTFFKETGWWGAVAYRAQWPGPVPKRVAVIVSRR
- a CDS encoding flagellin N-terminal helical domain-containing protein — its product is MTVIFNHNPLAIVSGYYLTRAYDGLERSTLRLSSGLRINSAADDPAGLAVSELMRAEIASLNQGVRNANDAISLLQTADGGMSVIDEKLIRMKELATQASTGTYTSDQRLIIDSEYQAMASEITRIANATDFNGIRLLNGHLSGATHSGSGLEPTGKLKVHFGTGNLSAEDYYYVQIGLSTASALGVGRSATGSARSISTQALAQAALDKIDAAIVSKDKIRANLGSLQARLENTVQALSLQSENLQLAQSRIADVDLATEMAEFVRSQILVNSATAMLSQANTLPQLALQLLM
- a CDS encoding methyl-accepting chemotaxis protein, with the translated sequence MSLKWKVLMPIGILLAVMGAMLGATAYVSSMQRDDGVVINLAGRQRMLSQKIAKEALLLGAGPDQALLAKLRASMGVFEATLAALMDSGSAPLTLNPAGPSRAIPKAPLTVRPLLESVAAQWTRYKPLVEAVAAGGAPADRAVLLASSEAVNLEMDKAVTRMQLESEQRVSTLLLSQGLLLLVGLLVGAAIAWTLLCTVIRPMERLTAFAVQAGEHGQADPPRMRLSGEMAQLAGALQTMLADLRRRFGFSEGVLKGLSNSFPLVVFDMDGKITHCNDQALRLFGKQCPAESCFGMTPGEFFYGDRNRQTRSMDAVRHRKQVQTEMEYVMESGAVRNILVTANPIEGMDGEMLGVFSLYYDLTSAREQERSLGRQTARMRELADRAEQVTQVLDRASHDLAALMQQAASDAVRQDSLAGETGGAMERVDESARQVAGKALASSRSAQAALENAALGERSAADVAKAFADINATAVKLREGMERLGDRAGQIGNIITAIEDIADQTNLLALNAAIEAARAGDAGRGFAVVADEVRKLAEKTMNATKDVVVAIRAIQDGVGSNLAATQQTADSIASCAALSETSRHALRTIVEAMESTNRQIQDIAQLAQDQAGACAEVVESLGDVREVSAGTREGMYRASAQVDDLAGQTNELSGLIVCLRQEQLAGCELLERTADSKNEAVQR